TACATTTGAATTGATACATGATAAACACTTAGTCTGATATGTTGttggaaaaaaagaataaatccCACACGTAAGAGATTAAGCGAATTCTTCATTTGATAATGGATAAAATGAGGTTAAAACTGAAGAATGTTGTGAGTTAAAATAAATAGTGCCAATGTACGATTTTACACTAGCACAGGTATTACTGTAAGTAAAGAGGAATATGTTCCAtcgaatgaaaaaaaaatgcacatcaAGCATCTCGGATTTGTGAGTCATTTTGCCATTGTCTTAATGAACAGCAGGCAGGACAAATTCGAAGGAATTCGGTCTGAATTTCTATTCCTTGCATCACATACACCTTATTCTTATTGCTTATATCCATCCCGTCTACAGTCTCTTCAAGTTGGACCAAAATCAAATGCTGTCCTTATCAAATTCACACACAAAGTACATGGTGGGGTGGCAGGCTACATCGGTCCACTCTCCAGAGGTCACCATCTCAGCACAGTCCTCATCATCATAGGCATTGTTGGGCTCCCCTTTTCTCCACTTGCTGAAGGTGCTCATGGGAGAGTGGTCCACGTAAGTGAAGACGCCCTCGCGAGCCAAGTCGTTAATGCCAATGTAGACTCTGCTCAGGCCCGCGTCAGTGATGTAAGTTGCGATGGCCGTGTTGGTTCCCTCATCCTTGGGCATGGCTAGATGCCCCCCCCTCGCCTGGCAGTAGCCCTCGGCTTCAGTGTAGCGTTTCTCCTCCTTCACCAACAGATAGACCTTACTCTCTGTCTCTTTAATGCCAGCAACAGCTGCAGGGGAGGGCAGTGCTGAAAAATGAGCACTTGTATATCTATAAATTTCACAATGACATACATAGCACTTGCAGTGATTTGCGTGATAACAAGTGACGCAAAAGAATAGATGGTGACGTCAGAACATAAACGTGTGAAGTGATATTTTAAAATGTGAATTTTGAGAGTGGGAGATGATACATTTCCCCTTTTGTGAGCCAGGGATAAAGCAGGAATGCAAAAGTCATACCATTTTTGATGAACTTCAGCTCAGAGGACAACTGGGCCACAACATTGTCCATTTCTCCAATCATCTTTCTCAGTGGTGTACACTCACATGGAACACCTGATCGAGCAAAGATGTGCAAGATAATTGTCTGCTCGGCTCTGTAAGCTCATAAAAATCAATTATCTTTTATTC
The DNA window shown above is from Lampris incognitus isolate fLamInc1 chromosome 16, fLamInc1.hap2, whole genome shotgun sequence and carries:
- the colec11 gene encoding collectin-11 — translated: MRRYEKLLLSMVLVSVLALAPLQISYGQLLSDEPCSVQILVPGLKGEPGEKGEKGVPGRPGRVGPPGEMGQTGLKGQKGIMGHYGKMGPSGIKGVKGDMGDPGPIGPNGEPGVPCECTPLRKMIGEMDNVVAQLSSELKFIKNALPSPAAVAGIKETESKVYLLVKEEKRYTEAEGYCQARGGHLAMPKDEGTNTAIATYITDAGLSRVYIGINDLAREGVFTYVDHSPMSTFSKWRKGEPNNAYDDEDCAEMVTSGEWTDVACHPTMYFVCEFDKDSI